One segment of Agromyces albus DNA contains the following:
- a CDS encoding glycosyltransferase: MRVLRVSHSAVVDEWRGRERALTVAGVDVVLLSARRWHAGGAEVSLEPRAGEQVAGVPTVGRHPALFLFHPRPIWRAVGERWDVIDIHEEPFALATAEILLLRALRRRSRRTPVVLYTAQNIRKRYLVPFRWFERWALRKASGISACNAEAARIVEGKGFAGRARVIPLGVDEQRFRPADAAADVDAPIIAGRVATRSDAYRNPDSLAPIFVGYLGRLVPEKGLTVLLEAVAQDARLRLRIGGSGPLRAALEASAAATGLSDRVEFLGPVDPDDVVAFYRTLDVLAVPSLPTPTWTEQFGRVAVEAMACGIPVVSSDAGALPDVVGGAGIVVPAGDAPALAAALAEAGGHRAAELRSSGYVRAAACSWTAVGREYLDLYRSVVHEASAHASKVGVEVIVVAYGSPQLLRRALEPLATLPVTVVDNSSMADIAALCAELDVRYLDPGRNGGFAAGVNVALRERLVPGADVLLLNPDATIAADDVSVLQRGLRARADLASVGPAQVDDDGRPARVDWWLPSPGGTWLEAVGLARLRRDPTYVIGSVLLLRAEALAQVGHFDERFFLYAEEADWAYRASRLGWRHAGVPEARAMHVGAGTGGDPRRREAHFHASQERFLRKHYGALGWQWARAGQWLGAMTRSVVLPGERGRAARRRAALYRLGPVRIEAQYRASATRPALAATAATATPTPTPTPTEGTTA; the protein is encoded by the coding sequence GTGCGCGTACTCAGGGTCTCACACAGCGCCGTCGTCGACGAGTGGCGAGGTCGTGAGCGCGCGCTCACGGTCGCCGGAGTCGACGTGGTGCTGTTGAGCGCGCGCCGCTGGCATGCGGGCGGCGCGGAGGTGTCGCTCGAGCCACGCGCGGGTGAGCAGGTGGCTGGCGTTCCGACCGTCGGTCGCCATCCAGCCCTCTTCCTGTTCCACCCTCGCCCGATCTGGCGGGCAGTCGGTGAACGCTGGGATGTGATCGACATCCATGAGGAGCCGTTCGCGCTCGCGACCGCCGAGATCCTCCTGCTCCGTGCCCTCCGACGCCGCTCCCGCCGCACGCCCGTCGTGCTCTACACGGCGCAGAACATCCGCAAGCGCTACCTCGTGCCCTTCCGCTGGTTCGAGCGATGGGCGCTCCGCAAGGCATCGGGTATCTCGGCGTGCAACGCAGAGGCCGCCCGCATCGTCGAGGGCAAGGGGTTCGCCGGGCGCGCCCGGGTCATCCCGCTCGGCGTCGACGAACAACGCTTCAGGCCCGCGGATGCCGCCGCAGACGTTGATGCGCCGATCATCGCTGGTCGAGTAGCGACGCGAAGCGACGCGTATCGAAACCCCGACTCGCTCGCTCCGATCTTTGTCGGGTACCTCGGCCGTCTCGTGCCCGAGAAGGGCCTCACGGTCCTGCTGGAGGCCGTCGCGCAAGACGCACGGCTCCGGCTCCGGATCGGCGGCTCCGGACCGCTCAGAGCCGCCCTCGAGGCATCCGCTGCTGCCACCGGCCTCTCGGACCGCGTCGAGTTCCTGGGACCGGTGGACCCCGACGACGTCGTCGCCTTCTACCGCACGCTCGACGTGCTCGCCGTGCCATCGCTGCCGACCCCGACATGGACCGAGCAGTTCGGACGCGTAGCCGTCGAGGCGATGGCCTGCGGCATTCCGGTCGTCTCGAGCGACGCGGGCGCCCTGCCCGACGTCGTGGGCGGTGCCGGGATCGTCGTGCCGGCAGGCGATGCGCCAGCCCTCGCGGCCGCGTTGGCCGAGGCCGGCGGGCACCGCGCCGCCGAGCTGCGGTCGAGCGGGTACGTACGCGCCGCCGCGTGCAGCTGGACCGCCGTGGGTCGCGAGTACCTCGATCTCTACCGTTCGGTCGTGCACGAGGCATCCGCCCACGCATCGAAGGTCGGCGTCGAGGTGATCGTGGTCGCGTACGGCTCGCCCCAGCTGCTCCGGCGGGCGCTCGAGCCCCTCGCCACCCTGCCCGTCACGGTCGTCGACAACTCGTCGATGGCCGACATCGCCGCACTCTGCGCCGAACTCGACGTGCGCTACCTCGACCCGGGGCGCAACGGCGGCTTCGCTGCGGGCGTGAACGTCGCCCTGCGCGAGCGACTCGTGCCGGGAGCCGACGTGCTCCTCCTGAACCCCGACGCCACGATCGCGGCCGACGACGTCTCCGTGCTGCAGCGCGGCCTGCGGGCCCGCGCCGACCTCGCGAGCGTCGGGCCCGCGCAGGTCGACGACGACGGCCGTCCGGCACGGGTCGACTGGTGGCTGCCGTCGCCCGGCGGCACATGGCTCGAGGCGGTCGGGCTCGCACGCCTCCGCCGTGACCCGACCTACGTGATCGGGTCGGTGCTGCTGCTGCGCGCTGAGGCGCTCGCCCAGGTGGGCCACTTCGACGAGCGCTTCTTCCTCTATGCCGAAGAGGCCGACTGGGCGTATCGCGCGAGTCGGCTCGGCTGGCGTCACGCGGGCGTGCCCGAGGCGCGCGCGATGCACGTCGGCGCGGGTACCGGCGGCGATCCGCGGCGCCGGGAGGCGCACTTCCACGCGTCGCAGGAGCGGTTCCTGCGAAAGCACTACGGTGCGCTGGGCTGGCAGTGGGCGCGCGCCGGGCAATGGCTCGGTGCGATGACGCGCTCGGTCGTGCTGCCTGGCGAGCGCGGGCGAGCGGCCCGCAGGCGCGCGGCCCTGTATCGCCTCGGGCCCGTGCGCATCGAGGCGCAGTACCGTGCGTCTGCGACGAGGCCGGCCCTCGCAGCGACGGCAGCAACGGCGACCCCGACCCCGACCCCGACCCCGACCGAGGGAACCACCGCATGA
- a CDS encoding glycosyltransferase family 4 protein, with protein MTRIVQIVPYMGPGTGVAGVAFHLDQQFRALGVDVERFTFIDAQTRRTRRTPKNSVLKRILGGWHMVWFSTIGTLRVRRFLADRPDAMTITHNNVMVGDVYVNHGLLLASMRARGRSFWGIYRNPIHVFIYLRDLIRYRGRTHRAVVCLSEADATDLRTTYGPVHPRIEVIPNGVDLDQFRPPTPDERNAARAELKLGTEERVAVFVGHEFSRKGLSFAIQGLSHAPSVLLLIIGGNDDIIAEAYAEAKELGVSERVLFLGPRRPPVSFLHASDFFVLPSAYEANALVVLEALAAGLPVIATPVGFAPEVVVDGVNGFLVERDGRAVGERMEQLANLDETELAAWGRRARESVEPYGWRRIAERYLELAEELQAEREHGGSGHPVARTGG; from the coding sequence ATGACCCGCATCGTGCAGATCGTCCCCTACATGGGCCCGGGTACCGGCGTAGCCGGAGTGGCATTCCACCTCGATCAGCAGTTCCGCGCGCTCGGCGTCGACGTCGAGCGCTTCACGTTCATCGACGCCCAAACGCGACGAACGCGACGAACGCCGAAGAACTCCGTCCTCAAGCGCATCCTCGGCGGCTGGCACATGGTCTGGTTCAGCACGATCGGCACGTTGCGCGTTCGCCGGTTCCTCGCCGACCGGCCGGATGCGATGACGATCACGCACAACAACGTGATGGTCGGCGACGTCTACGTCAACCACGGCCTCCTTCTCGCCTCCATGCGGGCGCGGGGACGGTCGTTCTGGGGCATCTACCGCAATCCCATCCATGTCTTCATCTACCTCCGCGACCTCATCAGGTATCGAGGGCGCACGCACCGCGCGGTGGTATGCCTCTCCGAAGCGGATGCCACGGACCTGCGCACCACGTACGGCCCCGTCCACCCGAGGATCGAAGTCATCCCGAATGGCGTCGACCTCGACCAGTTCCGACCTCCCACGCCCGACGAACGCAACGCCGCGCGAGCCGAACTGAAGCTCGGAACCGAGGAGCGCGTGGCCGTCTTCGTCGGGCACGAGTTCTCGCGCAAGGGGCTCTCGTTCGCGATCCAGGGGCTGTCTCACGCGCCGAGCGTGCTGTTGCTCATCATCGGCGGCAACGACGACATCATCGCCGAGGCCTACGCCGAGGCGAAGGAGCTCGGTGTCAGCGAGCGCGTCCTGTTCCTCGGTCCACGACGGCCGCCGGTGTCATTCCTGCACGCCTCCGACTTCTTCGTGCTGCCGAGCGCCTACGAGGCGAATGCGCTCGTCGTGCTCGAGGCGCTCGCCGCCGGGCTGCCGGTGATCGCCACGCCCGTCGGGTTCGCGCCCGAGGTGGTCGTCGACGGAGTGAACGGATTCCTCGTCGAGCGCGACGGGCGCGCGGTGGGCGAACGGATGGAGCAGCTCGCGAACCTCGACGAGACCGAGCTCGCCGCTTGGGGTCGCCGCGCCCGCGAGTCCGTCGAGCCCTATGGATGGCGCAGGATCGCCGAGCGGTATCTCGAACTCGCCGAGGAGCTGCAGGCCGAGCGCGAGCACGGCGGTTCGGGGCATCCGGTTGCAAGGACCGGCGGATGA
- a CDS encoding glycosyltransferase family 4 protein — MTHIVQIAPAIAPGSGVAGVAYALEREFVAAGATVERFTAADAGRPPGRPRVRTPVATHLTRARNVIWFSTVGTRRARQFLAARPDAVSITHNDVMAGDVYVNHGLLQAAMRARGEYIWRMVRNPVHLFTALRDRIRYRGRTHRAVVALTTTEAELLRSTYGRVHAPIHVIPNGVDIERFRPPDAAERVQARSKLGIDDERTIALFIGHEFERKGLPIAIESLRTAPDVLLLVVGGSPDMIRRARAQARQAGVGERVHFAGSQRDPIPFIWASDVLVLPSAYEANALVVLEALACGLPVVSTRVGFAPDILVDGDNGFIVERNAASVGTRLAELASQPLDEWRHRTRRTAEQYAWPQIARRYLALIESLRRDSAEGEDSDVSLGDGNKMTRPLRILHAIRSDGFSGVEQFVLRLALAQAADGHRVTVIGGATDRMRPPLAEAGIEHVPAARTIEVTRAVRELRGGFDVVNTHMTAAEVGMAVALWFTRRSRRPAVVATRHFAKARGRVGPVPIGPFVRRRIDGQISISRAVADSADGPSIVVHSGIESRPLRDVTLRERVVLMAQRLQPEKRTDVGIRAFAASGLADDGWTLEIAGIGPGREALESLAEELGISSAVEFLGYRGDLPQVMDRAGILIAPCPVEGLGLTLLEAMAGGLPVVAASAAGHLDVLAGLDPRAMFPPGDADAAARNLRSLAEDDTGRNALSLAVRKRQQGEFSLRAQAAATEAVYLSAR; from the coding sequence ATGACGCACATCGTGCAGATCGCCCCGGCGATCGCTCCCGGCAGCGGCGTCGCGGGTGTGGCGTACGCGCTCGAGCGCGAGTTCGTCGCCGCGGGAGCGACCGTCGAGCGGTTCACGGCCGCTGACGCCGGCAGGCCACCGGGAAGGCCGCGCGTGCGCACACCCGTTGCCACCCATCTCACTCGTGCACGCAACGTCATCTGGTTCAGCACCGTGGGCACGCGGCGAGCCCGACAGTTCCTCGCCGCGCGTCCAGATGCCGTCTCGATCACGCACAACGACGTCATGGCAGGCGACGTCTACGTGAACCACGGCCTCCTGCAGGCCGCCATGCGCGCGCGAGGCGAATACATCTGGCGCATGGTGCGCAACCCGGTGCACCTGTTCACCGCGCTTCGCGACCGCATCCGGTATCGCGGTCGCACACACCGAGCCGTCGTCGCCCTCACGACGACCGAGGCCGAACTGCTGCGCTCTACCTACGGCCGCGTGCACGCGCCGATCCACGTCATTCCCAACGGCGTCGACATCGAGCGGTTCCGGCCGCCGGATGCCGCGGAGCGCGTGCAGGCTCGGTCGAAGCTCGGAATCGACGACGAGCGCACGATCGCGCTGTTCATCGGCCACGAGTTCGAACGCAAGGGCCTCCCCATCGCCATCGAATCCCTACGGACGGCACCCGACGTGCTGCTCCTCGTGGTCGGCGGCTCACCCGACATGATCCGCAGGGCGCGGGCACAGGCACGGCAGGCAGGCGTCGGTGAACGCGTGCACTTCGCAGGCTCCCAGCGCGACCCCATCCCCTTCATCTGGGCCTCCGATGTGCTCGTGTTGCCGAGCGCCTATGAGGCGAATGCATTGGTCGTGCTCGAGGCGCTCGCGTGCGGTCTGCCGGTGGTATCGACGCGCGTGGGCTTTGCGCCCGACATCCTCGTCGACGGAGACAACGGTTTCATCGTGGAACGCAACGCCGCGTCGGTGGGCACGCGCCTGGCCGAGCTCGCGTCACAGCCGCTCGACGAGTGGCGCCACCGCACACGGCGCACGGCGGAGCAGTACGCCTGGCCCCAGATCGCGCGTCGGTATCTCGCGCTCATCGAGTCGTTGCGGCGCGACAGCGCCGAAGGCGAGGACAGTGACGTCAGCCTCGGCGACGGGAACAAGATGACGCGGCCGCTTCGCATTCTGCACGCGATCCGCTCCGATGGCTTCTCGGGCGTCGAGCAGTTCGTGCTGCGCCTCGCGCTCGCACAGGCTGCCGACGGCCACCGCGTCACCGTGATCGGCGGCGCCACCGACCGGATGCGGCCTCCCCTCGCCGAGGCCGGCATCGAGCACGTCCCGGCGGCACGCACGATCGAGGTCACTCGCGCCGTGCGAGAGCTCCGGGGCGGGTTCGACGTCGTGAACACCCACATGACCGCCGCCGAGGTCGGTATGGCAGTGGCGCTCTGGTTCACTCGCCGGTCGCGCCGCCCGGCCGTCGTCGCAACGCGGCATTTCGCAAAGGCGCGGGGACGAGTCGGCCCAGTGCCGATCGGCCCCTTCGTGCGACGCCGCATCGACGGGCAGATCTCGATCAGCCGCGCCGTTGCCGACTCCGCCGACGGCCCCAGCATTGTCGTCCACTCGGGAATCGAGAGCCGCCCGCTGCGCGACGTCACTCTGCGCGAACGCGTCGTCCTCATGGCGCAGCGGCTCCAGCCCGAGAAACGCACGGACGTGGGGATTCGCGCGTTCGCAGCATCCGGTCTCGCCGACGACGGCTGGACCCTCGAGATCGCCGGCATCGGACCCGGGCGCGAGGCGCTGGAGTCGCTGGCCGAAGAGCTGGGCATCTCGTCGGCGGTCGAGTTCCTCGGGTATCGCGGCGATCTGCCGCAGGTCATGGATCGCGCCGGCATTCTGATCGCCCCGTGCCCGGTCGAGGGGCTTGGGCTGACCCTCCTGGAAGCGATGGCCGGCGGTCTCCCGGTCGTCGCCGCCAGTGCGGCCGGACATCTCGACGTGCTCGCAGGGCTCGATCCGCGCGCGATGTTTCCGCCGGGCGATGCCGACGCGGCCGCCCGCAACCTGCGCTCGCTCGCCGAAGACGACACCGGCCGCAACGCACTGTCGCTCGCGGTGCGCAAGCGCCAACAGGGCGAGTTCTCCCTGCGCGCGCAGGCTGCCGCAACCGAGGCCGTCTACCTGAGTGCGCGATGA